One region of Pseudomonas sp. ABC1 genomic DNA includes:
- the purH gene encoding bifunctional phosphoribosylaminoimidazolecarboxamide formyltransferase/IMP cyclohydrolase: MTDQTTLLPVRRALISVSDKTGIVEFARELSALNVEILSTGGTYKLLRENGIAAIEVADYTGFPEMMDGRVKTLHPKIHGGILGRRAIDGAVMDEHGIKPIDLVAVNLYPFAATVAKPGCDLADAIENIDIGGPTMVRSAAKNHKDVAIVVNAGDYAGIVASLKAGGLSYAQRFDLALKAFEHTAAYDGMIANYLGTIDQARDTLSTEDRGQFPRTFNSQFIKAQEMRYGENPHQSAAFYVEAAKGEASVSTAVQLQGKELSFNNVADTDAALECVKSFVKPACVIVKHANPCGVAVVPENEGGIRKAYDLAYATDSESAFGGIIAFNRELDGETAKAIVERQFVEVIIAPKISAAARDVVAAKANVRLLECGEWPAERAAAWDFKRVNGGLLVQSRDIGMIQTSDLKVVTRRAPTEQEVHDLIFAWKVAKFVKSNAIVYAKNRQTVGVGAGQMSRVNSARIAAIKAEHAGLSVPGAVMASDAFFPFRDGIDNAAKAGITAVIQPGGSMRDQEVIDAADEAGIAMVFTGMRHFRH; the protein is encoded by the coding sequence ATGACCGACCAAACCACCTTATTGCCCGTCCGCCGCGCGCTGATCAGCGTCTCCGACAAGACCGGCATCGTCGAGTTCGCCCGTGAGCTGTCCGCGCTGAACGTGGAAATCCTCTCCACCGGCGGCACCTACAAACTGCTGCGCGAGAACGGCATCGCCGCGATCGAGGTGGCCGACTACACCGGTTTCCCGGAAATGATGGACGGTCGGGTCAAGACCCTGCACCCGAAAATCCACGGCGGCATCCTTGGCCGTCGCGCCATTGACGGCGCAGTGATGGACGAGCACGGCATCAAGCCGATCGACCTGGTCGCGGTCAACCTCTACCCCTTCGCCGCTACCGTGGCCAAGCCGGGTTGCGACCTCGCCGATGCCATCGAGAACATCGATATCGGCGGCCCGACCATGGTGCGCTCCGCCGCGAAAAACCATAAGGACGTGGCCATCGTGGTCAATGCCGGCGACTACGCGGGCATCGTCGCGTCCCTCAAGGCCGGTGGCCTGAGCTACGCCCAGCGCTTCGACCTGGCGCTGAAAGCCTTCGAGCACACCGCTGCCTACGACGGCATGATCGCCAACTACCTGGGCACCATCGACCAGGCACGCGACACCCTGTCCACCGAAGATCGCGGCCAGTTCCCGCGCACCTTCAACAGCCAGTTCATCAAGGCCCAGGAGATGCGCTACGGCGAAAACCCGCACCAGAGCGCGGCGTTCTACGTCGAGGCGGCAAAGGGCGAAGCCAGCGTCTCCACTGCAGTACAACTGCAAGGCAAGGAACTGTCGTTCAACAACGTGGCAGACACCGACGCCGCGCTGGAATGCGTGAAGAGCTTCGTCAAGCCGGCCTGCGTCATCGTCAAGCACGCCAACCCGTGCGGCGTGGCCGTGGTTCCGGAAAACGAAGGCGGCATCCGCAAGGCCTACGACCTGGCCTACGCCACCGACAGCGAATCGGCCTTCGGCGGCATCATCGCCTTCAACCGCGAACTGGATGGCGAAACCGCCAAGGCCATCGTCGAACGCCAGTTCGTCGAAGTGATCATCGCACCGAAGATCAGCGCCGCCGCCCGTGACGTGGTGGCTGCCAAGGCCAACGTGCGCCTGCTCGAATGCGGCGAGTGGCCGGCCGAACGCGCCGCCGCCTGGGACTTCAAGCGCGTCAACGGCGGCCTGCTGGTACAGAGCCGCGACATCGGCATGATCCAGACATCGGACCTCAAGGTGGTGACCCGCCGCGCCCCGACCGAGCAGGAAGTGCATGACCTGATCTTCGCCTGGAAAGTGGCCAAGTTCGTCAAATCCAACGCCATCGTCTATGCCAAGAACCGCCAGACCGTCGGTGTCGGCGCGGGTCAGATGAGCCGCGTCAACTCGGCGCGCATCGCCGCGATCAAGGCCGAGCACGCCGGCCTGTCGGTACCGGGCGCAGTGATGGCCTCGGACGCCTTCTTCCCATTCCGCGACGGCATCGACAACGCCGCCAAGGCTGGCATCACCGCTGTGATCCAACCGGGTGGCTCGATGCGCGACCAGGAAGTGATCGATGCCGCCGACGAAGCAGGCATTGCCATGGTGTTTACCGGTATGCGCCACTTCAGGCACTAA
- the purD gene encoding phosphoribosylamine--glycine ligase, giving the protein MNVLIIGSGGREHALAWKVAQDPRIAKVFVAPGNAGSATEAKCENVDIDVLDIERLADFAAQNVQLTIVGPEAPLVKGVVDLFRSRGLDIFGPTAAAAQLEGSKAFTKDFLARQAIPTADYQNFTEIEPALAYLREKGAPIVIKADGLAAGKGVIVAMTLQEAEDAVRDMLAGNVFGDAGSRVVIEEFLDGEEASFIVMVDGENVLPMATSQDHKRVGDGDTGPNTGGMGAYSPAPVVTADVHQRVMDEIIWPTVRGMAAEGNVYTGFLYAGLMIDKSGAPKVIEFNCRFGDPETQPIMLRLQSSLVLLVEAALAKALNKIEAQWDERPSLGVVLAAGGYPGDYAKGTPIHGLDVAARLEGKVFHAGTSLQDGQVVTAGGRVLCATALGDSVSQAQHNAYALAAAIDWDGGFYRKDIGYRAIAREQQND; this is encoded by the coding sequence ATGAACGTATTGATCATCGGCAGCGGCGGTCGCGAACACGCCCTGGCCTGGAAAGTGGCGCAAGACCCGCGCATCGCCAAGGTCTTCGTGGCACCGGGCAACGCTGGTTCCGCCACCGAAGCCAAATGCGAGAACGTCGATATCGACGTGCTGGACATCGAACGCCTGGCCGATTTCGCCGCGCAGAACGTACAACTGACCATCGTCGGCCCGGAAGCGCCGCTGGTCAAAGGCGTGGTCGACCTGTTCCGTAGCCGTGGCCTGGACATCTTCGGCCCGACCGCCGCCGCCGCGCAGCTGGAAGGCTCCAAGGCCTTCACCAAGGACTTCCTGGCACGCCAGGCGATCCCCACCGCCGACTACCAGAACTTCACCGAAATCGAACCGGCGCTGGCCTACCTGCGTGAGAAAGGCGCCCCCATCGTGATCAAGGCTGATGGCCTCGCCGCGGGCAAAGGCGTGATCGTCGCCATGACCCTGCAAGAAGCCGAAGACGCCGTGCGCGACATGCTCGCCGGCAACGTGTTCGGCGACGCGGGTTCGCGTGTCGTCATCGAAGAGTTCCTGGACGGCGAAGAAGCCAGCTTCATCGTCATGGTCGACGGCGAGAACGTGCTGCCGATGGCCACCAGCCAGGACCACAAGCGCGTCGGCGACGGCGATACCGGCCCGAACACCGGCGGCATGGGCGCCTACTCCCCGGCCCCGGTGGTCACCGCCGACGTGCACCAGCGGGTCATGGACGAGATCATCTGGCCGACCGTGCGTGGCATGGCGGCCGAGGGCAACGTCTACACCGGCTTCCTCTATGCGGGCCTGATGATCGACAAGAGCGGCGCGCCCAAGGTGATCGAATTCAACTGCCGCTTCGGCGACCCGGAAACCCAGCCGATCATGCTGCGCCTGCAATCGAGCCTGGTGCTGCTGGTCGAGGCCGCCCTGGCCAAGGCGCTGAACAAGATCGAAGCCCAATGGGATGAACGCCCGAGCCTGGGCGTGGTACTGGCGGCGGGCGGCTACCCAGGCGACTACGCCAAGGGCACACCGATCCACGGCCTCGACGTGGCCGCGCGCCTGGAAGGCAAAGTCTTCCACGCCGGCACCAGCCTGCAGGACGGCCAGGTAGTCACTGCCGGCGGTCGCGTACTCTGCGCCACCGCACTGGGCGACAGCGTCAGCCAGGCCCAGCACAATGCGTACGCCCTGGCGGCCGCCATCGACTGGGACGGCGGCTTCTACCGCAAGGACATCGGCTACCGTGCCATCGCCCGTGAGCAGCAGAACGACTGA